A stretch of the Candidatus Polarisedimenticolaceae bacterium genome encodes the following:
- the sufD gene encoding Fe-S cluster assembly protein SufD, whose amino-acid sequence MSLRADARARFETLGIPKPTEEDWRQTNVQPVAPFATAVAPAVRLDAATLEAASPLASLLPVRVVLVNGRFDRSLSRLTRLQSNVRVESMTDHDRLASAAAFDDRAFVALNTALFQDGVLISIPDGVELKEPVHVLHVAVPSDEPRSIHPRVLVVAGAGGRGVVVETYVTVGNGPYLTNAVTEILVADDAHVEHVKVQSEGEGAWHVATIAGRQGRDARLHSHNVTLGAKLARNDIGSRLLGQGAECHLYGLYVADGTQHVDNHTALDHAVPHCPSWEMYKGVLAGSARAVFNGRIIVRPNAQKTDAKQSNKNLLLSDAAVVHTRPQLEIFANDVKCTHGATIGRLDETSLFYLRTRGIGADEARDMLVHAFAGDVLQKIPVPALAERLSAGLAERLGGRP is encoded by the coding sequence ATGAGCCTGAGGGCCGACGCGCGGGCGCGGTTCGAGACGCTCGGCATCCCGAAGCCGACCGAGGAGGACTGGCGGCAGACGAACGTGCAGCCGGTGGCGCCGTTCGCGACCGCCGTCGCACCGGCGGTCCGGCTCGACGCCGCGACCCTCGAGGCGGCCTCGCCTCTTGCGAGCCTCCTTCCCGTCCGCGTCGTCCTGGTGAACGGGCGCTTCGACCGCTCGCTCTCGCGTCTTACGCGTCTCCAGTCGAACGTGCGCGTCGAGAGCATGACGGATCACGATCGCCTCGCGAGCGCCGCGGCGTTCGACGATCGCGCCTTCGTGGCCCTCAACACCGCGCTCTTTCAAGACGGCGTCCTCATCTCCATTCCCGACGGCGTGGAACTGAAGGAGCCGGTGCACGTCCTCCATGTCGCGGTTCCCTCGGACGAGCCGCGATCGATCCATCCGCGCGTCCTCGTCGTCGCCGGCGCCGGTGGGCGCGGCGTCGTCGTCGAGACTTACGTCACCGTGGGGAACGGCCCCTACCTCACGAACGCGGTCACCGAGATCCTCGTGGCCGACGACGCGCACGTCGAGCACGTCAAGGTGCAGTCGGAGGGCGAGGGCGCATGGCACGTGGCGACCATCGCCGGCCGTCAGGGACGCGATGCCCGGCTCCACTCGCACAACGTCACGCTGGGCGCGAAGCTCGCGAGGAACGACATCGGGTCGCGCCTCCTCGGCCAGGGTGCCGAGTGCCACCTCTACGGCCTGTACGTCGCCGACGGCACGCAGCACGTCGACAATCACACCGCGCTCGACCACGCGGTCCCCCACTGCCCGAGCTGGGAGATGTACAAGGGCGTCCTCGCGGGGTCGGCCCGCGCGGTCTTCAACGGCCGGATCATCGTCCGCCCCAACGCTCAGAAAACCGACGCGAAGCAGTCGAACAAGAACCTCCTCCTTTCCGACGCGGCGGTGGTCCACACCCGGCCGCAGCTCGAGATCTTCGCGAACGACGTGAAGTGCACGCACGGCGCGACGATCGGCCGCCTCGACGAGACCTCGCTCTTCTACCTGCGGACCCGCGGGATCGGCGCCGACGAGGCGCGCGACATGCTCGTCCACGCGTTCGCCGGCGACGTGCTGCAGAAGATCCCGGTTCCCGCCCTCGCCGAACGCCTCTCCGCCGGGCTCGCGGAGCGCCTCGGAGGCCGGCCGTGA
- the sufC gene encoding Fe-S cluster assembly ATPase SufC: MLKIENLHASVGGAEILKGVDLDVRAGEVHAIMGPNGSGKSTLAQVLAGREAYSVTAGGVTFLGQDLLALQPEDRARAGIFLAFQYPVEIPGVSNVYFLKAALNSVRKQRGEPELDAIDFLAYVRAKLKVVDMDESFLQRSVNEGFSGGEKKRNEIFQMAVLDPKLAILDETDSGLDIDALKIVAAGVNAMRSPDRGIVVVTHYQRLLDYIVPDRVHVLAEGRIVRSGDKTLALDLEKKGYGWLEEGVSR, translated from the coding sequence ATGCTGAAGATCGAGAATCTGCACGCGTCGGTCGGCGGAGCCGAAATCCTGAAGGGCGTCGACCTCGACGTTCGCGCGGGAGAGGTCCACGCGATCATGGGCCCGAACGGCTCCGGGAAGAGCACGCTCGCCCAGGTGCTTGCCGGTCGCGAGGCTTACTCCGTCACCGCGGGCGGCGTCACCTTCCTCGGTCAGGACCTCCTGGCGCTGCAGCCGGAGGACCGCGCGCGCGCCGGCATCTTCCTCGCCTTCCAGTATCCGGTCGAGATCCCCGGCGTGAGCAACGTCTACTTCCTCAAGGCGGCGCTCAACTCGGTGCGCAAGCAACGCGGCGAGCCGGAGCTCGACGCGATCGATTTCCTCGCCTACGTCCGCGCGAAGCTCAAGGTCGTCGACATGGACGAGAGCTTCCTCCAGCGCTCGGTGAACGAAGGGTTCTCGGGCGGCGAGAAGAAGCGGAACGAGATCTTCCAGATGGCGGTGCTCGATCCCAAGCTCGCGATCCTCGACGAGACCGACTCGGGCCTCGACATCGACGCGCTGAAGATCGTCGCCGCCGGCGTCAACGCGATGCGCTCGCCGGATCGCGGCATCGTCGTCGTCACGCACTACCAGCGCCTGCTCGACTACATCGTCCCCGACCGCGTCCACGTCCTGGCCGAGGGCCGGATCGTGCGCTCGGGCGACAAGACCCTCGCCCTCGACCTCGAAAAGAAGGGCTACGGGTGGCTCGAGGAGGGGGTCTCTCGATGA
- a CDS encoding cysteine desulfurase: protein MSRAPVTAFDLARVRKDFPILERTMRGRPLVYLDNANSTQKPRTVIETEARFYTEQYANIHRGVYLLSQEATAAYDRARERVARFVNARSTREIVFVRGTTEAINLVASSWGRKNLKSGDEVLISEMEHHSGIVPWQLACEAAGAKLRVIPVTDAGELDLEAAERLFTPKTKILSLIHISNALGTVNPVAALVAMAKRRDVPVLLDGAQTISHKAVDVQALGCDFYCFSGHKLFGPTGIGVLWAREDLLDAMPPYHGGGNMIHQVTFEKTTYAPLPFKFEAGTTNIAGTIGLAAAIDYVDAIGYDAIGSHEHRLLERLLAGLKRIPQVRVLGAPKERIGVVSLVLDGVHPHDAGTVLDLEGIAIRAGHHCVQPLMARFGVPASIRVSLAFYNTEAEVDAFLAGLAKCAEVFKG, encoded by the coding sequence GTGAGCCGAGCACCCGTCACCGCGTTCGACCTCGCGCGGGTCCGCAAGGATTTCCCGATCCTCGAGCGCACGATGCGCGGACGGCCGCTCGTCTACCTCGACAACGCGAACTCGACGCAGAAGCCGCGCACGGTGATCGAGACGGAGGCGCGCTTCTACACTGAACAGTACGCCAACATCCATCGCGGGGTGTACCTCCTGAGCCAGGAAGCGACCGCGGCGTACGACCGCGCGCGCGAGCGCGTCGCGCGCTTCGTCAATGCGAGGAGCACGCGCGAGATCGTCTTCGTCCGCGGCACGACCGAGGCGATCAACCTCGTCGCGTCGAGCTGGGGTCGGAAGAACCTGAAGTCCGGCGACGAGGTCCTGATCTCGGAGATGGAGCACCACTCGGGGATCGTTCCGTGGCAGCTCGCGTGCGAGGCCGCGGGGGCGAAGCTCCGCGTCATCCCCGTGACCGACGCCGGCGAGCTGGACCTCGAAGCGGCCGAGAGGCTCTTCACTCCGAAGACGAAGATCCTCTCGCTCATCCACATCTCGAACGCGCTCGGTACCGTCAATCCGGTCGCCGCCCTGGTCGCGATGGCGAAGCGTCGCGATGTGCCGGTGCTGCTCGACGGCGCGCAGACGATCTCGCACAAGGCGGTCGACGTCCAGGCGCTCGGCTGCGACTTCTACTGCTTCTCCGGCCACAAGCTGTTCGGCCCGACCGGAATCGGCGTCCTCTGGGCGAGAGAAGATCTCCTCGACGCCATGCCGCCGTACCACGGCGGCGGCAACATGATCCACCAGGTCACCTTCGAGAAGACCACCTACGCCCCGCTCCCGTTCAAGTTCGAGGCCGGCACGACGAACATCGCCGGCACGATCGGCCTCGCCGCCGCGATCGACTACGTCGATGCGATCGGCTACGACGCGATCGGGAGCCACGAGCATCGCCTCCTCGAGCGCCTCCTCGCGGGACTGAAACGGATTCCGCAGGTTCGCGTGCTCGGCGCGCCGAAAGAACGGATCGGCGTCGTCTCGCTCGTGCTCGACGGCGTGCACCCGCACGACGCCGGCACCGTGCTCGACCTCGAAGGCATCGCCATCCGCGCCGGCCACCACTGCGTGCAGCCGCTCATGGCGCGCTTCGGTGTCCCCGCCTCGATCCGCGTCTCGCTCGCCTTCTACAACACCGAAGCGGAGGTCGACGCGTTCCTCGCCGGCCTCGCGAAGTGCGCCGAGGTCTTCAAGGGATGA
- a CDS encoding amidohydrolase family protein, with protein sequence MIPALLAAAVLVRDATIWTQGPQGKLEHADLLVQDGKVVKVGAGLTAPSGAVVVDGKGKHVTPGLIDCHSHTAIRGGVNEGSNNVTAEVRIDDVLDPRDVALYRELAGGLTAAHSLHGSANSIGGQDAIIKLHYNSSRDRLLVPGAPKGIKFALGENPKQSNFRDSARPVRYPQTRMGVMDSIAAAFTAARHYREEWQAYDKLAAKDKERREPPRRDLQLEAIAEILDGKRKIHSHCYRQDEILALIRTCEAFGVKVGTFQHVLEGYKVADEIAAHGAGGSTFSDWWAYKLEAWDAIPYNGALMREHGIVVSFNSDSDELARRLNLEAAKAMKYGGVPEIDALDFVTLNPAKQLGIDDRTGSLEPGKDGDFVVWSGPPLSVYSVAEQTWVDGVKEFDRAQDLVDREAREKRRADAIATIRGNASPAAAKETAAEPPKQVPAAVPPAWKDRLGPTTSTVSIVHATIHTVSGPTIEDGTVSFRAGKIVEVGAKLAPLAGARVVDATGRHVYPGFIDANTALGLTEIGSVAGSVDIAETGSLNPQANTAIAVNPDSELIPVTRVNGVTHVLAAPDGGLVSGTSALIRLSGWTWEDLQAASPVALHIQWPSFTPRRERFGGTPPPSEEDQKKERDEAIKKIHGLFDDARAYAKAKDAKGAGGRALEPDPALEAVLPVLDGRAPVIVQASEIRQIKSAIAWAESEGVRMILLGAGDVARVATLLHDKHVPVIVDGVLALPRREDEPYDAAYTVPARLAAAGVEFCITGGGGGFGAWNTRNLPYHAAMAAAFGLAKDDALKAITLSPAKILGVDHALGSIETGKSASLVVTDGDPLEIATHVLQEWIDGQPVDVKDTKHVRLYEKYRSRPAVTARAGS encoded by the coding sequence ATGATTCCGGCTCTTCTCGCCGCCGCTGTCCTCGTCCGCGACGCGACGATCTGGACGCAAGGTCCTCAGGGCAAGCTCGAGCACGCCGACCTTCTCGTCCAGGACGGGAAGGTCGTGAAGGTCGGGGCGGGACTCACCGCACCCTCCGGGGCCGTCGTCGTCGACGGCAAGGGCAAGCACGTCACGCCGGGCCTCATCGACTGCCACAGCCACACGGCGATCCGCGGCGGGGTCAACGAAGGGTCGAACAACGTGACCGCGGAGGTCCGCATCGACGACGTCCTCGATCCGCGCGACGTCGCGCTCTACCGCGAGCTGGCCGGCGGGCTCACGGCGGCGCACAGCCTCCACGGCTCGGCGAACTCGATCGGCGGCCAGGACGCGATCATCAAGCTCCACTACAACTCGAGCCGCGATCGCCTCCTCGTGCCCGGCGCCCCGAAGGGGATCAAGTTCGCCCTCGGCGAGAACCCCAAGCAGTCGAACTTCCGCGACAGCGCGCGTCCCGTGCGCTACCCCCAGACGCGCATGGGCGTCATGGACTCGATCGCGGCGGCGTTCACCGCCGCGCGCCACTACCGCGAGGAATGGCAGGCCTACGACAAGCTCGCAGCCAAGGACAAGGAGCGCCGCGAGCCGCCGCGCCGCGACCTCCAGCTCGAGGCGATCGCGGAGATCCTGGACGGCAAGCGGAAGATCCACAGCCACTGCTATCGCCAGGACGAGATCCTCGCCCTGATCAGGACCTGCGAGGCGTTCGGGGTGAAGGTCGGCACCTTCCAGCACGTCCTCGAAGGGTACAAGGTGGCCGACGAGATCGCGGCGCACGGCGCCGGCGGGTCGACGTTCTCGGACTGGTGGGCGTACAAGCTCGAGGCGTGGGACGCCATCCCGTACAACGGCGCGCTCATGCGGGAGCACGGCATCGTCGTCTCGTTCAACTCGGACTCCGACGAGCTGGCGCGGCGCCTCAACCTCGAGGCCGCGAAGGCGATGAAGTACGGCGGCGTTCCCGAGATCGACGCGCTCGACTTCGTGACCCTGAACCCCGCGAAGCAGCTCGGCATCGACGACCGGACGGGGTCGCTCGAACCGGGGAAGGACGGCGACTTCGTCGTCTGGTCGGGCCCTCCCCTCTCGGTCTATTCGGTCGCCGAGCAGACGTGGGTCGACGGCGTCAAGGAGTTCGATCGCGCGCAGGACCTCGTCGATCGCGAGGCGCGCGAGAAGCGGCGCGCCGACGCGATCGCGACGATCCGCGGGAACGCGTCGCCGGCCGCCGCGAAGGAGACGGCGGCCGAACCGCCGAAGCAAGTCCCGGCCGCTGTGCCGCCGGCGTGGAAGGACCGCCTCGGGCCCACGACGTCCACGGTGTCGATCGTCCACGCGACGATCCACACCGTCTCCGGCCCGACGATCGAGGACGGCACCGTCTCGTTCCGCGCGGGCAAGATCGTCGAGGTCGGCGCCAAGCTTGCGCCGCTCGCCGGTGCCAGGGTCGTCGATGCGACCGGACGCCACGTCTACCCCGGCTTCATCGACGCGAACACCGCCCTCGGTCTCACCGAGATCGGCTCGGTCGCCGGCAGCGTCGACATCGCGGAGACCGGAAGCTTGAATCCGCAGGCGAACACGGCGATCGCCGTCAATCCCGATTCCGAGCTGATCCCGGTCACGCGCGTGAACGGCGTCACTCACGTCCTCGCCGCTCCCGACGGAGGGCTCGTCTCAGGCACCTCCGCCCTCATCCGCCTCTCCGGCTGGACCTGGGAAGACCTCCAGGCCGCGTCCCCCGTCGCGCTCCACATTCAGTGGCCCTCGTTCACGCCCCGGCGCGAGCGGTTCGGCGGCACGCCGCCGCCCTCGGAGGAAGACCAGAAGAAGGAGCGCGACGAGGCGATCAAGAAGATCCACGGGCTGTTCGACGACGCGCGCGCTTACGCGAAGGCGAAGGACGCGAAGGGGGCCGGCGGCCGCGCGCTCGAGCCCGATCCCGCCCTCGAGGCGGTGCTTCCGGTCCTCGACGGGCGGGCGCCGGTCATCGTGCAGGCGAGCGAGATCCGTCAGATCAAGAGCGCGATCGCGTGGGCCGAGTCCGAGGGCGTCCGCATGATTCTCCTCGGAGCCGGCGACGTCGCGCGCGTCGCGACGCTCCTGCACGACAAGCACGTGCCGGTCATCGTCGACGGCGTGCTCGCGCTGCCGCGACGAGAGGATGAGCCCTACGACGCCGCCTACACCGTTCCGGCGCGGCTCGCGGCCGCGGGCGTCGAGTTCTGCATCACCGGCGGCGGAGGCGGCTTCGGCGCCTGGAACACGCGCAACCTGCCGTACCACGCCGCGATGGCGGCGGCGTTCGGCCTCGCGAAGGACGACGCGCTGAAGGCGATCACGCTCTCACCGGCAAAGATCCTCGGCGTGGACCACGCGCTCGGATCGATCGAGACCGGCAAGTCGGCGTCCCTCGTCGTCACCGACGGAGATCCGCTCGAGATCGCGACGCACGTGCTGCAGGAGTGGATCGACGGACAGCCGGTCGACGTGAAGGACACCAAGCACGTCCGGCTGTACGAGAAGTACCGCTCGCGGCCCGCGGTCACTGCCCGGGCGGGATCGTGA
- a CDS encoding 3'(2'),5'-bisphosphate nucleotidase CysQ, protein MIDRSAFAAIVREAGATVRAAFGGPLASACKSDGSPVTEVDRSVDAFLHEKLSGLLPDAGWLSEETADDARRLSLPTCWIVDPIDGTSQLLRGIPELSISVALVRDGEPVAAAVLNPMSGEEGIWTEGEPPAFRGLTPSSAGDSLDAIEAIVSRTESESGELARVRGVVRSFRPVGSVAYKLLRVAARADAVTFSLRPKSEWDVCAGIALVEAAGGVYVRLDDRPVRFNQAVPVIPSGAVAGPAGLAEALADRLRRR, encoded by the coding sequence TTGATCGACCGGAGCGCGTTCGCGGCGATCGTACGCGAGGCCGGGGCGACCGTGCGCGCCGCGTTCGGCGGACCGCTCGCGAGCGCGTGCAAGAGCGACGGCTCCCCGGTCACCGAGGTCGACCGCTCGGTCGACGCGTTTCTCCACGAGAAGCTCTCGGGTTTGCTCCCGGACGCCGGATGGCTCTCCGAGGAGACAGCCGACGATGCGCGGCGCCTCTCGCTCCCGACCTGCTGGATCGTCGATCCGATCGATGGCACGAGTCAGCTCCTTCGCGGTATCCCCGAGCTCTCGATCTCCGTCGCCCTCGTCCGCGACGGCGAGCCGGTGGCGGCGGCGGTGCTGAACCCGATGAGCGGCGAGGAAGGGATCTGGACCGAGGGCGAGCCGCCGGCGTTTCGCGGCCTCACGCCGTCTTCCGCCGGAGACTCGCTCGACGCCATCGAGGCGATCGTCAGCCGCACCGAGTCGGAGTCGGGCGAGCTCGCCCGGGTTCGCGGCGTCGTGCGCTCGTTCCGCCCGGTGGGAAGCGTCGCGTACAAGCTGCTGCGGGTCGCGGCACGTGCCGACGCCGTGACGTTCTCGCTGCGTCCCAAGTCCGAGTGGGACGTCTGCGCGGGCATCGCGCTCGTCGAAGCGGCGGGCGGTGTCTACGTCCGGCTCGACGACCGTCCCGTGCGATTCAACCAGGCGGTTCCCGTGATTCCCTCCGGAGCCGTCGCGGGGCCGGCCGGCCTGGCGGAGGCGCTCGCCGATCGTCTGAGGCGGCGCTAG
- a CDS encoding PP2C family protein-serine/threonine phosphatase translates to MPSTDKKVLGDDVRLGRLLMDDMRRGKLGQAYKRDLADIYRFYLTEEQREQLVGMGSLKRFFWVVRWLIRNLLFRLSPSRRLLLLLVPFLLILDNEFQWGKVHVSVRLAAWSFLPVLIVLMLELKDKLLARDEIEVARQVQISLLPKTHPTLAGWEVWSATTPANDVGGDLIDYLEAGGGRTGLALGDVAGKGMGAALLCAKLQATLRALAPEAPELAALGDRLNGVLERSGLDNRYATLFYCEIAPGDPEIRYLNAGHNPAFVLRNGGIETLAASSLPLGMLPGVTYAQGREALAPGEAIVLYSDGITEATNVAGEEYGPERLRRVLLSSGAGSAEAMARRVLDDVGAFLHGEKPHDDQSLMVLRRTG, encoded by the coding sequence ATGCCCTCGACCGACAAGAAGGTTCTCGGCGACGACGTACGCCTCGGCCGCCTCCTGATGGACGACATGAGGCGCGGCAAGCTCGGGCAGGCGTACAAGCGCGACCTCGCCGACATCTACCGGTTCTATCTCACCGAGGAGCAGCGCGAGCAACTCGTCGGGATGGGGAGCCTGAAGCGTTTCTTCTGGGTCGTCCGTTGGCTCATCCGCAATTTGCTCTTCCGACTGTCCCCGAGCCGGCGCCTCCTCCTGCTGCTCGTGCCGTTCCTCCTGATTCTCGATAATGAGTTCCAGTGGGGGAAGGTCCACGTCTCCGTTCGCTTGGCCGCGTGGTCGTTCCTGCCGGTCCTCATCGTGCTCATGCTCGAGCTGAAGGACAAGCTGCTCGCGCGCGACGAGATCGAGGTCGCGCGGCAAGTGCAGATCTCGCTCCTGCCGAAGACGCATCCCACGCTCGCGGGATGGGAGGTCTGGAGCGCGACGACGCCCGCGAACGACGTCGGAGGGGATCTCATCGATTACCTCGAGGCCGGCGGCGGGCGTACGGGGCTCGCGCTCGGAGACGTTGCGGGCAAGGGCATGGGCGCGGCGCTCCTGTGCGCGAAGCTCCAGGCGACGCTGCGCGCGCTGGCACCCGAGGCGCCCGAGCTCGCGGCGCTCGGCGATCGCTTGAACGGCGTTCTCGAGCGGTCGGGGCTCGACAACCGTTACGCGACGCTCTTCTACTGCGAGATCGCACCGGGCGATCCGGAGATCCGGTATCTGAACGCGGGACACAATCCCGCGTTCGTTCTCCGGAACGGCGGGATCGAGACGCTCGCGGCATCGTCGCTCCCGCTGGGGATGCTCCCGGGCGTGACGTACGCTCAGGGGCGTGAGGCATTGGCGCCTGGCGAGGCGATCGTCCTCTACTCGGACGGCATCACCGAGGCGACGAACGTCGCCGGCGAGGAATACGGACCGGAGCGATTGCGCCGCGTGCTCCTCTCCTCGGGTGCCGGCTCGGCCGAAGCGATGGCGCGCCGCGTGCTCGACGACGTCGGCGCGTTCCTCCATGGAGAGAAGCCGCACGACGACCAGTCGCTCATGGTCCTGAGACGAACGGGTTGA
- a CDS encoding SUF system NifU family Fe-S cluster assembly protein yields MSELRDLYQELILDHSKTPRNFKVPVEVTHEAHGRNPLCGDTFTIFVDVENGTIKDIGFQGHGCAISTASASMMTESLKGKSLEDGKNLFEWFHRLLTTPPDIGTPSGPLGKLAVFSGVREFPVRVKCATLAWHTLKAALDRDAKAVTTE; encoded by the coding sequence ATGAGCGAGCTGCGCGACCTCTACCAGGAGCTGATCCTCGACCACAGCAAGACGCCGAGGAACTTCAAGGTCCCCGTCGAGGTCACGCACGAGGCGCACGGCCGCAACCCGCTCTGCGGCGACACCTTCACGATCTTCGTCGACGTCGAGAACGGTACGATCAAGGACATCGGCTTCCAGGGCCACGGCTGCGCGATCTCGACCGCGTCGGCGTCGATGATGACCGAGAGCCTCAAAGGGAAATCGCTCGAGGACGGGAAGAACCTCTTCGAGTGGTTCCACCGCCTGCTGACCACGCCCCCGGACATCGGCACGCCTTCGGGCCCACTCGGCAAGCTCGCGGTCTTCTCCGGCGTGCGTGAGTTCCCCGTGCGCGTGAAGTGCGCGACCCTTGCCTGGCACACGCTCAAGGCCGCCCTCGACCGCGACGCCAAGGCCGTGACGACGGAGTGA
- a CDS encoding iron-sulfur cluster assembly protein produces MSADPKTIEAGVVEALKTVYDPEIPVDIYELGLVYGIDVTPEGEVTVRMTLTSPSCPAAEMIPPEVEQKVAAVDGVTRARAEIVWEPIWNKDMMSESAKLRLGFF; encoded by the coding sequence ATGAGCGCCGACCCCAAGACGATCGAAGCCGGAGTCGTCGAAGCGCTCAAGACCGTCTACGACCCCGAGATCCCCGTCGACATCTACGAGCTCGGTCTCGTCTACGGCATCGACGTCACGCCCGAAGGCGAGGTCACCGTCCGCATGACGCTCACCTCCCCCTCCTGCCCCGCCGCCGAGATGATCCCTCCCGAGGTCGAGCAGAAGGTCGCGGCCGTCGACGGCGTGACCCGCGCGCGCGCCGAGATCGTGTGGGAGCCGATCTGGAACAAGGACATGATGAGCGAGAGCGCGAAGCTCCGGCTGGGCTTCTTCTAG
- a CDS encoding amidohydrolase family protein, translated as MISKRSGIRAGILVLGAVVAAGWLTARAARPRIYAITGATVVTAPGQKIESGTVVIRDGLIDAVGHDLAAPADAVVIDGKGKFVYAGFIDAGGWTPGADAPAAAPAERGRARTAREPETGPVYPVAAIRPERRIADTLPTFEGDRKRDADSWRRLGFTALLAAPGKGIFRGTSALVLLRDEAPVADLIVRDGVAQHLAFETGGFGDTYPNSLMGAAAAVRQALLDTQRYVTWSERYEKNPAGMPRPERLPALEALRPLLSRHQPVFFEAASADDILLADRIAREFDLDLVAVASGTEAEIADQVAKTGRVLVYPLRFPDKPKVDDPDDALDVTLKQLERYVKAGAAPKTLADAGIKLAFSAHGLKNNADFAANLRKVLDAGFPEDAALAALTVTPAKLLGVDRTMGTIEAGKVADLILTDGPVFKKDSKVRRVFVDGYDYAIDEKAKPKGDPNAVVDPRGTWSVVIEIGSNPLQRTWTIAGEKGHYTGTAETRAGVVTFDKVELAGNALTVTFPASEGRGANEVTVIVNGDAFEGTMEMGPRSAQLKGTRTHGPEGGAS; from the coding sequence ATGATCTCGAAGCGGTCAGGGATACGCGCGGGGATTCTCGTGCTGGGCGCCGTCGTCGCCGCGGGCTGGCTCACGGCGCGGGCGGCACGGCCGAGGATCTACGCGATCACCGGGGCGACGGTCGTCACCGCGCCGGGGCAGAAAATCGAGTCGGGAACCGTCGTGATCCGCGACGGGCTCATCGATGCGGTGGGGCACGACCTCGCGGCGCCTGCCGACGCGGTCGTGATCGACGGCAAGGGCAAATTCGTGTACGCCGGCTTCATCGACGCGGGCGGCTGGACGCCGGGCGCCGACGCGCCGGCCGCCGCCCCCGCGGAGCGCGGCCGGGCGAGGACCGCCCGCGAGCCCGAGACCGGGCCCGTCTACCCGGTCGCGGCCATCCGGCCCGAGCGCCGGATCGCCGACACGCTCCCCACGTTCGAGGGCGACCGCAAGCGCGACGCCGACTCGTGGCGGCGTCTCGGCTTCACCGCGCTCCTCGCCGCTCCCGGAAAGGGGATCTTCCGCGGGACGAGCGCGCTCGTGCTCCTTCGCGACGAGGCGCCGGTCGCCGATCTCATCGTGCGCGACGGCGTGGCCCAGCACCTCGCGTTCGAGACTGGCGGTTTCGGCGACACGTACCCGAACAGCCTGATGGGCGCGGCCGCGGCGGTGCGCCAGGCGCTCCTCGATACGCAGCGCTACGTGACGTGGAGCGAGCGGTACGAGAAGAACCCCGCCGGGATGCCCCGCCCCGAGCGGCTGCCCGCGCTCGAGGCGCTCCGGCCGCTCCTCTCCCGCCATCAGCCGGTCTTCTTCGAGGCGGCCTCGGCCGACGACATCCTGCTCGCCGATCGTATCGCGCGCGAGTTCGATCTCGACCTCGTCGCCGTCGCATCCGGGACCGAGGCGGAGATCGCGGATCAGGTGGCGAAGACGGGGCGGGTGCTGGTCTATCCCCTGCGGTTTCCCGACAAGCCGAAGGTCGACGATCCCGACGACGCGCTCGACGTCACGCTCAAGCAGCTCGAGCGCTACGTGAAGGCAGGAGCGGCGCCGAAGACGCTCGCGGACGCCGGCATCAAGCTCGCCTTCTCGGCGCACGGCTTGAAGAACAATGCCGACTTCGCTGCGAACTTGCGGAAGGTGCTCGACGCGGGATTCCCGGAGGACGCCGCGCTCGCGGCGCTGACCGTGACGCCGGCGAAGCTCCTCGGCGTCGATCGGACGATGGGCACGATCGAGGCGGGCAAGGTGGCCGATCTCATTCTGACCGACGGTCCGGTCTTCAAGAAGGACTCGAAGGTGCGCCGGGTCTTCGTCGACGGGTACGACTACGCGATCGACGAGAAGGCGAAGCCCAAGGGAGATCCGAACGCCGTCGTCGATCCCCGGGGCACGTGGTCGGTCGTCATCGAGATCGGAAGCAACCCGTTGCAGAGGACCTGGACGATCGCCGGCGAGAAGGGGCATTACACGGGGACCGCCGAGACGCGCGCGGGGGTCGTGACGTTCGACAAGGTCGAGCTCGCGGGCAATGCGCTCACCGTCACGTTCCCGGCGTCGGAAGGCCGCGGGGCCAACGAGGTCACGGTGATCGTGAACGGCGACGCCTTCGAGGGCACGATGGAGATGGGTCCACGATCGGCGCAGCTCAAGGGGACACGAACGCACGGGCCCGAGGGAGGTGCGTCATGA